A window of Candidatus Saccharimonadales bacterium contains these coding sequences:
- a CDS encoding HAMP domain-containing sensor histidine kinase, with product MIGRFLNYFRTVATAQLLLQQLVSAVVGGGLVWMYARSNPTNGAGEVILAVVAIVFIEVITTPLIVSKLIKPVSTITQAIQHVSSESGDMPPPQVNDRRSEKSGLKALVQAVYQLAVKDPLLSKRLDKMNAQQSIALPLLTRLPVAVMVFNHEDRLIFGNELSRSLFPALKDGNYTFDSLHLLFPLTAKLTDWVNNCRRDKIQEIRIWQRIGDKEPGQAGRRIFDVVALYMKNEQHGLETTLVVIDRTAEYAASDESMDFIALAAHELRGPITVIRGYLDVLANELSSKLEPDQRQLIERLDVSASQLAGYINNILNVARFDHNHLFLHLQEEDWGQLLRGYLPDLELRAHAHHRTLTLKVPADLPKVAADISSMQEVITNLVDNAIKYSREGGEIVISAYTDGDFIETTVQDFGIGIPQSVVSQLFKKFYRSHRSSSTITGTGLGLYLCKAIVESHGGSIWVRSEEGEGATFGVRLPTYASVAKRMQSEDNSNKDVIRGSHGWIKNHTYYRG from the coding sequence ATGATTGGGCGATTTCTTAACTACTTTCGGACCGTCGCGACAGCACAGCTACTGCTTCAACAGCTTGTCAGCGCAGTTGTTGGTGGCGGGCTGGTTTGGATGTACGCACGCAGCAACCCGACCAACGGAGCGGGCGAGGTCATCTTGGCCGTCGTTGCCATCGTCTTTATCGAAGTCATCACAACCCCTCTGATTGTTTCCAAACTGATCAAGCCCGTTTCGACCATAACTCAGGCCATCCAGCATGTCTCTAGCGAATCGGGCGATATGCCGCCTCCCCAGGTTAACGATCGCCGATCCGAAAAGAGCGGTCTCAAAGCATTGGTGCAGGCCGTCTACCAGCTAGCGGTCAAGGACCCGCTCCTGAGTAAGCGCCTCGATAAGATGAACGCCCAGCAGAGCATCGCCTTGCCGCTGCTGACCCGATTACCGGTGGCCGTCATGGTCTTTAACCACGAAGATAGACTGATCTTCGGTAACGAGCTTTCACGCTCGCTATTCCCGGCGCTCAAAGATGGCAACTATACCTTCGATAGTCTTCATCTGCTCTTCCCACTGACGGCCAAGCTGACTGACTGGGTTAATAACTGCCGGCGAGACAAGATACAAGAGATTAGGATCTGGCAGCGGATAGGGGATAAGGAGCCCGGTCAGGCAGGTAGACGCATCTTCGACGTCGTAGCCCTTTACATGAAGAACGAACAGCATGGACTCGAGACAACACTTGTCGTTATCGACCGTACTGCCGAGTATGCCGCCAGCGATGAGTCTATGGACTTCATCGCTTTAGCCGCCCACGAGCTGCGCGGACCAATTACCGTTATTCGAGGCTACCTGGACGTTCTAGCCAACGAGTTATCGTCAAAGCTCGAACCGGATCAGCGGCAGTTGATCGAGCGGCTTGATGTCTCCGCCAGCCAGCTTGCAGGTTACATCAACAATATCCTTAACGTCGCCCGTTTTGACCACAACCATCTCTTTCTCCATCTTCAGGAAGAGGACTGGGGACAGCTCTTACGTGGCTACTTGCCGGACCTTGAACTCCGCGCCCATGCTCACCACCGTACGCTGACGTTGAAAGTCCCGGCCGACCTACCCAAAGTTGCTGCCGATATCAGCAGTATGCAGGAAGTCATCACCAACCTCGTCGACAACGCTATCAAATACAGCCGCGAGGGTGGCGAGATCGTTATCAGCGCCTACACTGACGGCGACTTTATCGAGACGACGGTCCAGGACTTTGGTATCGGCATACCACAATCGGTCGTCAGCCAGCTCTTTAAGAAGTTCTATCGTTCACACCGAAGTAGCTCGACGATAACAGGTACGGGTCTCGGTCTCTACCTCTGCAAAGCCATCGTCGAGTCTCATGGCGGCTCAATCTGGGTGCGCTCTGAAGAAGGTGAGGGTGCGACGTTCGGCGTCAGGTTACCGACCTATGCGTCGGTTGCTAAGCGTATGCAAAGTGAAGATAATAGCAATAAGGATGTAATTCGAGGCTCACATGGCTGGATCAAAAACCATACTTATTATCGAGGATGA
- the gltX gene encoding glutamate--tRNA ligase, whose protein sequence is MRTRFAPSPTGALHSGVVRTALFSWLLAQQSNGQFILRIEDTDQKREVEGGVGNIKETLRWLGLEWQEGPDVGGPYAPYLQSQRLEKYKQVAEELIAKGLAYADPYTPEELQAFREKAQVEKRPFLYRDHRPESPPKWDGSQALRVKLEPKDWSWDDAIMGKVSMGPEMIDDFIIIKADGFPTYNFAHIVDDHEMKITHILRSQEFLSSIPKFLATHEILNWDSPVNATAPQVMDETGRRKLSKRHGAKPVLEYREMGFLPDAIVNFLALIGWNDGTDQEIYSRQELIEKFSLDRVQKSGGIFDERRLVWFNGHYIRKLSLDELYRLSEKFWPESAKAYDDNYRRAVLELFHERLKFLSELPELTGYFFSDPKIDIEKLTDSQTDETAARKFVEATIAELGESDFSEADLEQRMRGLVDRLATKPGALFKVIRMGVTGSTVAPGLFETLHVIGKERTLDRLKAL, encoded by the coding sequence ATGCGTACACGTTTTGCCCCCAGCCCAACAGGAGCACTCCATAGTGGAGTCGTTCGAACAGCGTTATTCAGTTGGCTGCTAGCTCAACAGAGCAACGGACAGTTTATTCTTCGCATTGAAGATACCGATCAGAAACGTGAGGTTGAAGGTGGGGTAGGGAACATAAAAGAAACACTTAGATGGCTCGGGCTCGAATGGCAGGAAGGACCCGATGTTGGTGGTCCATACGCTCCATACCTACAGTCACAGCGCCTCGAAAAGTATAAGCAAGTGGCCGAAGAATTGATTGCGAAGGGCCTGGCTTATGCCGATCCTTACACGCCCGAGGAGCTTCAGGCGTTTAGAGAGAAAGCACAGGTGGAGAAGCGACCGTTCTTGTATCGAGATCATCGCCCAGAGTCACCACCGAAATGGGACGGTTCACAAGCACTGCGGGTCAAGTTGGAGCCGAAGGACTGGAGCTGGGATGACGCCATTATGGGCAAGGTCTCTATGGGCCCGGAGATGATTGATGACTTTATCATCATCAAAGCGGACGGTTTCCCAACCTATAACTTCGCGCATATTGTCGATGACCACGAGATGAAGATCACGCACATTCTACGCAGCCAGGAGTTTCTCTCAAGTATCCCCAAGTTCTTAGCCACACACGAAATCCTCAACTGGGACTCACCGGTGAACGCCACGGCGCCACAGGTAATGGACGAGACGGGCCGGCGTAAATTGAGCAAGCGCCACGGCGCCAAGCCTGTGCTCGAATACCGAGAAATGGGCTTTCTACCAGATGCGATTGTCAACTTCCTGGCCCTTATCGGCTGGAACGACGGAACCGACCAAGAGATCTATAGCAGACAGGAGCTCATTGAAAAGTTTAGCCTAGATCGAGTCCAGAAGAGCGGCGGCATATTCGATGAGAGACGACTTGTCTGGTTCAACGGCCACTATATTCGCAAGCTCTCGCTTGACGAACTTTACAGGCTCTCAGAGAAGTTCTGGCCCGAATCGGCCAAAGCGTATGACGACAACTATAGGCGGGCTGTACTCGAGCTCTTCCACGAACGCCTTAAGTTCCTGAGCGAGCTGCCAGAACTGACGGGCTACTTCTTCAGTGACCCAAAGATTGACATCGAGAAGTTGACGGACAGCCAGACTGACGAGACAGCTGCCAGGAAGTTTGTAGAAGCAACTATTGCCGAATTAGGGGAGAGCGATTTCAGCGAAGCGGACCTTGAACAACGAATGAGAGGGCTGGTCGACAGACTTGCCACCAAGCCGGGTGCGCTTTTCAAGGTTATCCGTATGGGGGTGACAGGTTCTACGGTTGCACCAGGATTATTCGAAACTCTCCATGTTATTGGAAAAGAGAGAACTCTTGATCGCCTGAAAGCACTCTAG
- a CDS encoding AAA family ATPase, with protein sequence MRAYLILGPAGSGKTTVGRELKRRGFHVTDLDFVDRLIDWTDLRSSRQIAKVPEHPYQHDWALSHRRVWDTDKMKELLAEVGNEIAFFCGGAENDRDFFGSFERCFGLHVDDETLTKRLRQRNPNRWSDGSKELQKLLAWNQRFQEFCRRHRVILIDSSPQPEAVADTVLNYIQE encoded by the coding sequence ATGCGTGCATATCTAATTCTTGGACCGGCAGGCTCAGGCAAAACGACTGTCGGGCGAGAACTTAAACGACGTGGTTTTCATGTCACGGACTTAGATTTTGTAGATCGTCTCATTGACTGGACAGACCTTAGAAGTAGCAGGCAGATAGCAAAGGTGCCCGAACACCCTTACCAGCATGACTGGGCGCTATCCCATAGACGCGTATGGGACACCGACAAGATGAAAGAACTCCTAGCAGAAGTGGGCAATGAGATCGCTTTTTTCTGTGGTGGGGCAGAGAATGACCGGGATTTTTTCGGCTCATTTGAGCGATGTTTCGGCCTACATGTCGACGACGAGACACTCACGAAAAGACTCAGGCAACGTAATCCCAATAGATGGTCGGACGGCTCAAAAGAGTTGCAGAAACTACTCGCATGGAATCAGCGTTTCCAAGAGTTTTGTCGGCGTCACAGAGTTATTTTGATTGACAGTTCGCCGCAACCCGAGGCAGTTGCCGACACCGTTCTCAACTACATCCAGGAATAG